The following are encoded in a window of Variovorax paradoxus genomic DNA:
- a CDS encoding YeaH/YhbH family protein, with the protein MAILQQIIDRRLSGKNKSIGNRERFLRRYKGQIQEAVRRAVSGRNIRELEQGEDVTLPRHDVSEPVFGHARGGDREYVHPGNQEYLKGDRIARPEGQGGGGSGSGEASDSGEGEDDFVFRLTREEFMRVFFDDLALPHLVRTQIAEVPEWKSHRAGFTSDGTPNNLHVVRSMRGALARRIALGGEPRKELKRLEAHLLVLKAHPQAETALIQKEIRETEELIAELRRTMRHVPYIDPIDLRYRNRVKTPVPSAKAVMFCLMDVSGSMDEARKDMAKRFFMLLYLFLTRHYERIDLVFLRHHTQAQEVTEEEFFHATETGGTVVSSALVLMDEIIKARYASGEWNVYGAQASDGDNWHQDSGRCRELLVDNILPVVRYYAYVQVAETEQNLWQEYQQLEGVAPNFAMRKVSDAQDIYPVFRDLFKKEGVPA; encoded by the coding sequence GTGGCCATCCTGCAGCAGATCATCGATCGTCGGCTCTCGGGCAAGAACAAGTCCATCGGCAACCGCGAGCGCTTTCTTCGGCGCTACAAGGGGCAGATCCAGGAGGCGGTGCGGCGCGCGGTCAGTGGGCGCAACATCCGCGAACTGGAGCAAGGCGAAGACGTGACCCTGCCGCGCCACGATGTCTCGGAGCCGGTGTTCGGCCATGCGCGCGGCGGCGACCGCGAGTATGTGCACCCCGGCAACCAGGAGTACCTCAAGGGCGACCGCATCGCGCGCCCGGAGGGCCAAGGCGGCGGCGGCTCGGGCAGCGGCGAAGCGAGCGACAGTGGCGAAGGCGAGGACGACTTCGTCTTTCGCCTCACGCGCGAGGAGTTCATGCGCGTCTTTTTCGACGACCTGGCGCTGCCGCACCTCGTTCGCACCCAGATCGCCGAAGTGCCCGAGTGGAAGAGCCATCGCGCCGGCTTCACGAGCGACGGCACGCCCAACAACCTGCACGTGGTGCGCTCCATGCGCGGCGCGCTCGCGCGACGCATTGCGCTGGGCGGCGAACCGCGCAAGGAGCTCAAGCGCCTGGAGGCGCACCTGCTGGTGCTGAAGGCGCATCCGCAGGCCGAGACGGCGCTGATCCAGAAGGAAATCCGCGAGACCGAGGAGCTCATCGCCGAGCTGCGCCGCACCATGCGGCACGTGCCCTACATCGACCCGATCGACCTGCGCTACCGCAACCGCGTGAAGACGCCCGTGCCCAGCGCCAAGGCCGTGATGTTCTGCCTCATGGACGTGTCGGGCTCGATGGACGAGGCGCGCAAGGACATGGCCAAGCGCTTCTTCATGCTGCTGTACCTGTTTCTCACGCGGCACTACGAGCGCATCGACCTCGTGTTCCTGCGCCACCACACGCAGGCACAAGAGGTGACCGAGGAAGAGTTCTTTCACGCGACCGAAACCGGCGGCACCGTGGTGTCGAGCGCGCTGGTGCTCATGGACGAGATCATCAAGGCCCGCTACGCCAGCGGCGAGTGGAACGTGTACGGCGCCCAGGCCAGCGACGGCGACAACTGGCACCAGGACAGCGGCCGCTGCCGCGAGCTGCTGGTCGACAACATCCTGCCCGTGGTGCGCTACTACGCCTACGTGCAGGTGGCCGAGACCGAGCAGAACCTGTGGCAGGAGTACCAGCAGCTCGAGGGCGTCGCGCCCAACTTCGCGATGCGCAAGGTGTCGGACGCACAAGACATCTACCCGGTGTTCCGCGACCTGTTCAAGAAGGAAGGGGTGCCCGCATGA
- a CDS encoding SpoVR family protein has protein sequence MITTTERPPGAPVLPRSTDLPTSRLERLPSPSDWTFELIETYHTEIAKTARSFGLDTYPNQLEVITAEQMMDAYASVGMPMIYRHWSYGKQFISTEKNYKRGHMGLAYEIVINSDPCIAYLMEENTMAMQALVIAHAAYGHNSFFKGNYLFRMWTDASSIIDYLVYARHYIAECEERHGLDAVEDLLDSCHALMNYGVDRYRRPQKRSLAQESAQRADRERHMQQQVNDLWRTLPRKSEQATESEAEAARRFPSEPQENLLYFIEKNAALLEPWQREVVRIVRKIAQYFYPQRQTQVMNEGWATFWHYTLLNTMYDRGQLDDGFMMEWLSSHTSVVFQPPVGHRAYSGINPYALGFKMFTDLRRVCEKPTEEDRRWFPDYAGTDWVKTLDYAMRNFKDESFVGQFLSPKTMRDFRLFAIRDYQSESELEVSAIHDDSGYQALRESLSRQYDIGNREPDIQVWSVATRGDRSLTLRHTQRNNLPLNDSAEEVLKHVARLWGFDVHLESVDSGGRVSRSWKAAAPKQNY, from the coding sequence ATGATCACCACCACCGAACGCCCTCCCGGTGCCCCCGTCCTGCCGCGCAGCACCGACCTACCCACCTCCCGCCTGGAGCGCCTGCCCAGCCCGTCCGACTGGACCTTCGAGCTCATCGAGACGTACCACACCGAGATCGCGAAGACCGCGAGGAGCTTCGGCCTGGACACCTACCCGAACCAGCTCGAGGTGATCACGGCCGAGCAGATGATGGACGCCTACGCCAGCGTGGGCATGCCCATGATCTACAGGCACTGGTCGTACGGCAAGCAGTTCATCTCCACCGAGAAGAACTACAAGCGCGGCCACATGGGACTGGCCTACGAGATCGTCATCAACTCCGATCCGTGCATTGCCTACCTCATGGAAGAAAACACCATGGCCATGCAGGCCCTGGTGATTGCGCATGCGGCCTACGGGCACAACAGCTTCTTCAAGGGCAACTACCTGTTCCGCATGTGGACCGACGCGTCGTCGATCATCGACTACCTCGTCTACGCGCGGCACTACATCGCCGAGTGCGAGGAGCGCCACGGCCTCGATGCCGTGGAAGACCTGCTCGACTCCTGCCATGCGCTCATGAACTACGGCGTCGACCGCTACCGCCGTCCGCAGAAGCGCTCGCTGGCCCAGGAAAGCGCGCAGCGCGCCGACCGCGAGCGCCACATGCAGCAGCAGGTGAACGACCTGTGGCGCACGCTACCTCGCAAGAGCGAACAGGCCACCGAGTCGGAAGCCGAAGCCGCACGCCGCTTTCCGTCGGAGCCGCAGGAGAACCTGCTCTATTTCATCGAGAAGAACGCCGCCCTGCTCGAACCGTGGCAGCGCGAGGTGGTGCGCATCGTGCGCAAGATCGCGCAGTACTTCTACCCGCAGCGCCAGACCCAGGTCATGAACGAAGGCTGGGCCACCTTCTGGCACTACACGCTGCTCAACACCATGTACGACCGCGGCCAGCTGGACGACGGCTTCATGATGGAATGGCTCAGCTCGCACACGAGCGTGGTGTTCCAGCCGCCCGTGGGCCACCGTGCGTACAGCGGCATCAACCCGTATGCGCTGGGCTTCAAGATGTTCACCGACCTGCGCCGCGTCTGCGAGAAGCCGACCGAAGAAGACCGCCGCTGGTTCCCCGACTACGCGGGCACCGACTGGGTGAAGACGCTCGACTACGCCATGCGCAACTTCAAGGACGAGAGCTTCGTCGGCCAGTTCCTGAGCCCGAAGACGATGCGCGATTTCCGCCTGTTCGCCATCCGCGACTACCAGAGCGAATCGGAGCTCGAGGTGTCGGCCATCCACGACGACAGCGGCTACCAGGCGCTGCGCGAATCGCTGTCACGCCAGTACGACATCGGCAACCGCGAGCCCGACATCCAGGTCTGGAGCGTCGCCACGCGCGGCGACCGCTCGCTCACGCTGCGCCACACGCAGCGCAACAACCTGCCGCTGAACGACAGCGCCGAAGAAGTGCTGAAGCACGTCGCAAGGCTCTGGGGCTTCGACGTGCACCTGGAAAGCGTCGACAGCGGCGGCCGGGTCAGCCGCAGCTGGAAGGCTGCTGCGCCCAAGCAGAACTACTGA
- the aroQ gene encoding type II 3-dehydroquinate dehydratase yields MKKILVLNGPNLNLLGTREPEQYGRDTLADVERLCHETGAKLGVAIECRQSNHEGVLIDWVQEAGREVAAGNMLGVVMNPGAYTHTSIALHDAIKGASVPLIELHISNVHAREEFRHKSYISPAARGIIVGLGVKGYTLAIAALVP; encoded by the coding sequence ATGAAGAAAATCCTCGTTCTCAACGGCCCCAACCTCAACCTGCTCGGCACGCGCGAGCCCGAACAGTACGGCCGCGACACGCTCGCCGACGTGGAGCGGCTGTGCCATGAAACGGGTGCCAAGCTCGGCGTGGCAATCGAATGCCGCCAGTCGAACCACGAAGGCGTGCTGATCGACTGGGTGCAGGAGGCAGGCCGCGAGGTGGCCGCCGGCAACATGCTGGGCGTGGTGATGAACCCGGGTGCCTACACCCACACGTCGATCGCGCTGCACGACGCCATCAAGGGCGCGAGCGTGCCGCTGATCGAGCTGCACATCTCGAACGTGCATGCACGCGAAGAGTTTCGCCACAAGTCGTACATCTCGCCCGCGGCGCGCGGGATCATCGTGGGGCTGGGGGTGAAGGGCTACACGCTGGCCATCGCCGCGCTGGTGCCCTGA
- a CDS encoding LysR family transcriptional regulator, with translation MSAGRIDLALVEAFVLVMKSGSLTKAESLSGVSKATLSRQLTRLEELLGAQLLLRSSRRIAPTEAGRAFFARCEGLLGEVSGRLETARTEVQELTGGVSGRLTLLSDTQFSTSFVCHVVRIFLESHPNVRCQLDVANGVQAPQIGEVDCYVGSAPPDLPDLVAKLLGRLAYGLYASPQYLARHGTPQTPEALAQHRMIAMREPSGPPSPLRLVSQQASGRHVVRTEPAFETNDHWVMKTFCIDGLGIAPLPVFFAGPEVAQGVLVPVLPQWPPEARRLYCAYQRQRYMGQKLRAFVDLMARCVADIGSYNHYVGSTAAVSPSARRARPAARP, from the coding sequence ATGAGCGCCGGGCGCATCGACCTCGCGCTGGTCGAGGCCTTCGTGCTCGTGATGAAGAGCGGCAGCCTCACCAAGGCCGAGAGCCTGTCGGGCGTGTCGAAGGCGACGCTGAGCCGCCAGCTCACACGGCTGGAGGAACTGCTGGGCGCCCAGCTGCTGCTGCGCAGCTCGCGCCGCATCGCGCCGACGGAGGCCGGGCGTGCGTTCTTCGCACGTTGCGAGGGGCTGCTCGGGGAGGTGAGCGGCCGGCTGGAAACGGCGCGCACCGAGGTGCAGGAGCTCACGGGCGGGGTGTCGGGGCGGCTCACGCTGCTGTCCGACACGCAGTTCAGCACCTCCTTCGTCTGCCATGTGGTGCGGATCTTTCTCGAATCGCACCCGAACGTGCGCTGCCAGCTCGACGTGGCGAACGGGGTGCAGGCCCCGCAGATCGGCGAGGTCGATTGCTATGTCGGCTCGGCGCCACCCGATTTGCCGGACCTGGTCGCCAAGCTGCTGGGCCGGCTGGCCTACGGTCTGTACGCGAGCCCGCAGTACCTGGCGCGGCACGGCACGCCGCAGACGCCCGAGGCGCTGGCGCAGCACCGGATGATCGCGATGCGCGAGCCGTCGGGGCCACCGTCGCCGCTGCGGCTGGTGTCGCAGCAGGCCTCGGGCCGCCATGTGGTGCGCACGGAGCCGGCCTTCGAGACCAACGACCACTGGGTGATGAAGACCTTCTGCATCGACGGCCTGGGCATTGCGCCGCTGCCGGTGTTCTTTGCGGGCCCCGAAGTGGCGCAGGGCGTGCTGGTGCCGGTGCTGCCGCAGTGGCCGCCGGAGGCGCGGCGGCTGTACTGCGCCTACCAGCGGCAGCGCTACATGGGGCAGAAGCTGCGCGCGTTCGTCGACCTGATGGCGCGCTGCGTGGCGGACATCGGCTCGTACAACCACTACGTGGGCTCGACTGCTGCGGTGTCGCCTTCGGCACGGCGGGCGCGGCCGGCGGCGCGCCCATAA
- a CDS encoding Rieske (2Fe-2S) protein, which yields MNPSAVSQAWHPVAPSAEVRAGANIVAGFAQGQELALWRAADGSPQAWENRCPHRSVRFTLGQVTGGDRLACAYHGWQYEAGSGACVRIPAHPAMQAPRNVCAKVFATADAAGMLWVRLAADGPPAPAELADVVPADWHLARTLTLRVAASEVRDALAQHGFTSAATPDAWQGTLGESPVAALLLDAQPQLSFLHLWTDAAPGSDAMARVHLAARQLRSAIEAASSH from the coding sequence ATGAATCCTTCCGCCGTATCACAGGCCTGGCACCCCGTCGCTCCCTCCGCCGAGGTGCGCGCCGGCGCCAACATCGTCGCCGGCTTTGCGCAAGGCCAGGAGCTCGCGCTGTGGCGCGCGGCCGATGGCTCACCCCAGGCCTGGGAGAACCGCTGCCCGCACCGCAGCGTGCGCTTCACGCTCGGCCAGGTGACCGGCGGCGACCGCCTGGCCTGCGCGTACCACGGCTGGCAGTACGAGGCCGGCAGCGGCGCGTGCGTGCGCATCCCGGCACACCCGGCCATGCAGGCGCCGCGCAATGTCTGCGCCAAGGTGTTCGCCACGGCGGATGCCGCGGGCATGCTGTGGGTGCGCCTTGCAGCCGATGGCCCGCCGGCGCCGGCTGAACTGGCCGATGTCGTTCCCGCCGACTGGCACCTCGCCCGCACGCTGACGCTGCGCGTGGCCGCGTCCGAGGTGCGCGATGCGCTGGCGCAGCACGGCTTCACATCGGCAGCAACGCCCGATGCATGGCAAGGCACGCTGGGCGAATCGCCCGTCGCCGCGCTGCTGCTCGACGCCCAGCCGCAGTTGAGCTTCCTGCACCTGTGGACCGACGCAGCCCCCGGCTCCGACGCAATGGCCCGGGTGCACCTCGCAGCGCGCCAGCTGCGCAGCGCCATCGAAGCCGCGTCATCGCACTGA
- a CDS encoding aromatic ring-hydroxylating oxygenase subunit alpha has translation MPFVTDDPNMLDDWLVVGPAGGLPRTTRLLGETLHLHADADGTPHALLGNDALTVQSRYGFLWVCPSGRPARPLFAFPEHEEPGRRLVDCGGLGVAVSGLRVIENFLDMAHFPFVHPDYLGKVPHTEVAKYNVEVDAATDEIWATDCRFWQPRASAAHDTGSEVFYKYRVMQPFSAMLYKSSHRPDKLDAIGLFLQPVDDEHVIAHTLLAYFDDVSTDAELIAFQHTIFGQDKPILENHAFKRMPLEGRAETPTRGDTTSVTYRRWLRERGMRFGTARAAA, from the coding sequence ATGCCCTTCGTCACCGACGATCCCAACATGCTCGACGACTGGCTCGTCGTCGGCCCCGCCGGCGGCTTGCCCCGCACGACACGGCTGCTCGGCGAAACCCTGCACCTGCACGCCGATGCCGACGGCACGCCACACGCCCTTCTCGGCAACGACGCGCTGACCGTTCAATCGCGCTACGGCTTCCTCTGGGTCTGTCCCAGCGGCCGCCCCGCACGGCCGCTGTTCGCCTTCCCCGAGCACGAAGAGCCCGGTCGCCGCCTCGTCGATTGCGGCGGACTCGGCGTGGCCGTGTCGGGCCTGCGCGTGATCGAGAACTTCCTGGACATGGCGCACTTTCCCTTCGTGCACCCCGACTACCTCGGCAAGGTGCCGCACACCGAAGTCGCCAAGTACAACGTCGAGGTCGATGCCGCCACCGACGAGATCTGGGCCACCGACTGCCGCTTCTGGCAGCCGCGCGCCTCGGCCGCCCACGACACGGGCAGCGAGGTGTTCTACAAGTACCGCGTGATGCAGCCCTTCTCGGCCATGCTCTACAAGTCGAGCCACCGGCCCGACAAGCTCGACGCCATCGGCCTGTTCCTGCAGCCCGTGGACGACGAGCACGTCATCGCCCACACGCTGCTCGCCTATTTCGACGACGTGTCGACCGACGCCGAGCTCATCGCGTTCCAGCACACGATCTTCGGGCAGGACAAGCCCATTCTGGAGAACCACGCCTTCAAGCGCATGCCGCTCGAAGGCCGCGCCGAAACGCCCACGCGCGGCGACACCACCTCCGTCACTTACCGCCGCTGGCTGCGCGAGCGCGGCATGCGCTTCGGCACCGCGAGGGCCGCCGCGTGA
- a CDS encoding glutathione S-transferase family protein, giving the protein MLLWLGVDHASVPVDFHPGREHRSARFLEQINPLGQLPVIDDEGFVLRDAQAILVYLASRYDASQRWYPADPKLRGQVAMWLAMADEITRTASAARLHDALGYTHLDIDACRRGARAAFRVLDDHLAEQHAATGLRWLAAAPEPTIADLACFPYVALAGEGGLSLDEFPALRRWVWDFRHLPGFVGMSGIFPAGPA; this is encoded by the coding sequence ATGCTGCTGTGGCTCGGCGTGGACCACGCGAGCGTGCCGGTCGACTTCCATCCCGGTCGCGAGCACAGGTCCGCAAGATTTCTCGAGCAGATCAACCCGCTCGGCCAGCTCCCGGTGATCGACGACGAAGGCTTCGTTCTGCGCGATGCACAAGCCATCCTGGTTTACCTCGCGAGCCGCTACGACGCATCGCAGCGCTGGTACCCCGCCGACCCGAAGCTGCGCGGCCAGGTCGCGATGTGGCTCGCCATGGCCGACGAGATCACGCGCACCGCCTCGGCCGCCCGGCTGCACGACGCGCTGGGCTACACGCACCTGGACATCGACGCCTGCCGGCGGGGCGCGCGCGCGGCCTTCCGCGTGCTCGACGACCACCTCGCCGAGCAGCATGCCGCCACCGGCCTGCGCTGGCTCGCCGCCGCGCCCGAGCCGACCATTGCCGACCTCGCCTGCTTTCCGTACGTGGCGCTGGCGGGCGAAGGCGGCCTCTCGCTCGACGAGTTTCCCGCGCTGCGCCGCTGGGTCTGGGATTTCCGTCACCTGCCCGGTTTTGTGGGCATGTCGGGTATCTTCCCCGCTGGCCCCGCCTGA
- a CDS encoding S-(hydroxymethyl)glutathione dehydrogenase/class III alcohol dehydrogenase, giving the protein MKTKAAVAWQAGQPLTIETVDLQGPKFGEVLVEIKATGICHTDYYTLSGADPEGIFPAILGHEGAGIVVDVGPGVTTLKKGDHVIPLYTPECRQCKFCLSRKTNLCQLIRGTQGKGLMPDATSRFSLDGKPIFHYMGTSTFSNYTVAPEISLAKIREDAPFDKVCYIGCGVTTGIGAVLFTAKVEAGANVVVFGLGGIGLNVIQGAKMVGADKIIGVDLNPEREAMARKFGMTHFINPKTTENVVDAIVQLTDGGADYSFECIGNTQVMRQALECTHKGWGRSIIIGVAEAGAEISTRPFQLVTGRKWEGSAFGGARGRTDVPKIVDWYMEGKINIDDLITHTMPLEDINKGFDLMKRGESIRGVVLY; this is encoded by the coding sequence ATGAAAACCAAAGCCGCCGTCGCCTGGCAAGCAGGCCAACCCCTCACCATCGAAACCGTGGACCTCCAGGGCCCGAAGTTCGGTGAAGTGCTGGTCGAGATCAAGGCCACCGGCATCTGCCACACCGACTACTACACGCTCTCGGGCGCCGACCCCGAAGGCATCTTTCCTGCCATCCTGGGCCATGAAGGCGCGGGCATCGTGGTCGACGTCGGCCCCGGCGTCACCACGCTGAAAAAGGGCGACCACGTCATTCCGCTGTACACGCCCGAATGCCGCCAGTGCAAGTTCTGCCTGAGCCGCAAGACCAACCTGTGCCAGCTGATCCGCGGCACGCAGGGCAAGGGCCTCATGCCCGACGCCACCTCGCGCTTCAGCCTCGACGGCAAGCCCATCTTTCACTACATGGGCACCAGCACTTTCAGCAACTACACGGTCGCGCCCGAAATCTCGCTGGCCAAGATCCGCGAAGACGCGCCCTTCGACAAGGTCTGCTACATCGGCTGCGGCGTGACCACCGGCATCGGTGCGGTGCTCTTCACGGCCAAGGTCGAAGCCGGTGCGAACGTCGTGGTGTTCGGCCTGGGCGGCATCGGCCTGAACGTGATCCAGGGCGCCAAGATGGTGGGCGCCGACAAGATCATCGGCGTCGACCTCAACCCCGAGCGCGAAGCCATGGCCCGCAAGTTCGGCATGACGCACTTCATCAACCCCAAGACCACCGAGAACGTGGTCGACGCCATCGTGCAGCTGACCGACGGCGGCGCCGACTACAGCTTCGAGTGCATCGGCAACACGCAGGTGATGCGCCAGGCGCTGGAATGCACGCACAAGGGCTGGGGCCGCAGCATCATCATCGGCGTGGCCGAGGCCGGCGCCGAGATCAGCACGCGCCCGTTCCAGCTGGTCACCGGCCGCAAGTGGGAAGGCTCGGCCTTCGGCGGCGCGCGCGGTCGCACCGACGTGCCGAAGATCGTCGACTGGTACATGGAAGGCAAGATCAACATCGACGACCTGATCACGCACACCATGCCGCTCGAAGACATCAACAAGGGCTTCGATCTGATGAAGCGCGGCGAGTCGATCCGCGGCGTCGTTCTTTACTAA
- a CDS encoding alpha/beta fold hydrolase encodes MNRMEPLRTIEAGVLEVAYYETGPADGPPVLLMHGFPYDIHTYAEVAPMLAAQGCRVVVPYMRGYGGTRFLSDATPRSGEQAAFGADLLALLDALKIERAVLAGYDWGGRAACVVAALWPERCAGLVSLNSYNIQNIAKAMEPDTAENEHSLWYQYYFHSERGRAGLAKDRNAIAKLLWQLWSPTWQFDDATFARSAAAFDHPDFVDVVIHSYRHRFGLVPGDPAYADIERRLAAQPTITVPAITFDGIDDGVRPPADASAHAHRFSGPRSHRLVPGAGHNLPQEAPRTFADAVLELVPALMRSQTTSSS; translated from the coding sequence ATGAACCGCATGGAACCCTTGCGCACCATTGAAGCGGGCGTCCTCGAAGTCGCCTATTACGAAACCGGCCCCGCCGACGGCCCGCCCGTGCTGCTGATGCATGGCTTTCCGTACGACATCCACACGTACGCAGAGGTCGCGCCGATGCTGGCCGCGCAAGGCTGCCGCGTCGTCGTGCCGTACATGCGCGGCTACGGCGGCACGCGCTTCCTGAGCGACGCCACGCCGCGCTCGGGCGAACAGGCGGCGTTCGGCGCCGACCTGCTCGCGCTGCTCGATGCGCTGAAGATCGAGCGCGCCGTGCTCGCCGGCTACGACTGGGGCGGTCGCGCCGCCTGCGTGGTCGCAGCGCTGTGGCCCGAGCGCTGCGCAGGGCTGGTCTCGCTCAACAGCTACAACATCCAGAACATTGCGAAGGCGATGGAGCCGGACACCGCCGAGAACGAGCACAGCCTCTGGTACCAGTACTACTTTCACAGCGAACGCGGCCGCGCCGGCCTTGCGAAGGACCGCAACGCGATCGCGAAACTGCTCTGGCAGCTGTGGTCGCCGACGTGGCAATTCGACGACGCCACCTTCGCGCGCAGTGCCGCCGCCTTCGACCACCCCGACTTCGTCGACGTGGTGATCCATTCGTACCGCCACCGCTTCGGCCTCGTGCCCGGCGACCCGGCCTATGCGGACATCGAGCGCCGCCTCGCCGCACAGCCGACGATCACCGTGCCCGCCATCACCTTCGACGGCATCGACGACGGCGTGCGACCGCCCGCCGATGCCTCGGCCCATGCGCACCGCTTCAGCGGGCCGCGTTCGCACCGCCTCGTGCCCGGCGCGGGCCACAACCTGCCGCAGGAAGCACCCCGCACCTTCGCCGATGCCGTGCTTGAACTCGTGCCCGCACTGATGCGCAGCCAGACGACCTCTTCTTCATGA
- the fghA gene encoding S-formylglutathione hydrolase, with protein sequence MTDTTPTLLSEHHAFGGVQRFFEHRSHEIGLPMRFSVYLPPQALTAGKPVPALLYLAGLTCNEETFAVKAGAQRMAASLGLALVAPDTSPRGAGPEGLPGAKDSWDFGIGAGFYLDATAEPWATHWRMESWIVHELLPLVTQHLPIDGQRLGIFGHSMGGHGALTLALRHPGRFLSLSAFAPICAPTQCPWGQKAFAGYLGEPSDDRAQWLAHDASALMQSQTVAPYPQGVLIDQGLADKFLAEQLHPEVFEAACFAAGQPLTLRRHAGYDHGYYFIQSFMADHIAHHAQTLNG encoded by the coding sequence ATGACCGACACCACCCCGACACTCCTTTCCGAACACCACGCCTTCGGCGGCGTGCAGCGCTTCTTCGAGCACCGCTCGCACGAAATCGGCCTGCCGATGCGCTTCTCGGTCTACCTGCCGCCGCAGGCCTTGACTGCCGGCAAGCCCGTGCCCGCCCTGCTCTACCTCGCGGGCCTGACCTGCAACGAGGAAACCTTCGCGGTGAAGGCCGGCGCGCAACGCATGGCCGCGAGCCTGGGCCTGGCGCTCGTCGCACCCGACACCAGCCCGCGCGGCGCCGGGCCCGAAGGCCTGCCGGGCGCGAAAGACAGCTGGGACTTCGGCATCGGCGCCGGCTTCTATCTCGACGCCACCGCCGAGCCATGGGCCACGCACTGGCGCATGGAAAGCTGGATCGTCCACGAGCTGCTGCCGCTCGTGACCCAACACCTGCCCATCGACGGCCAGCGCCTGGGCATCTTCGGCCACTCGATGGGCGGCCACGGCGCGCTCACGCTGGCGCTGCGGCACCCGGGGCGCTTCCTGTCGCTCTCGGCCTTCGCACCGATCTGCGCGCCCACCCAGTGCCCGTGGGGCCAGAAGGCCTTCGCCGGCTACCTGGGCGAGCCCAGCGACGACCGCGCGCAGTGGCTCGCGCACGACGCCAGCGCGCTGATGCAGTCGCAGACCGTGGCGCCCTATCCGCAGGGCGTCCTCATCGACCAGGGCCTGGCCGACAAATTCCTCGCCGAGCAGCTGCACCCCGAAGTCTTCGAGGCCGCCTGCTTCGCCGCCGGCCAACCGCTCACGCTGCGCCGCCATGCGGGCTACGACCACGGCTACTACTTCATCCAGAGCTTCATGGCCGACCACATCGCGCACCACGCGCAGACGCTGAACGGCTGA
- a CDS encoding GNAT family N-acetyltransferase: MVRMSAAEIPAFELRSRDGGAEENMVLAGIWRRAWVSANRGAAHVEPIGHWLRRVQTEFIPPADVVLAERDGQVLAFMVLLTAREYVAQLFVEPHLRSQGLGKALLDEACVRMPHGWRLHVAVTNTEAQRFYERYGLVRGVVDRHPGSGRERIAYHWSPARAPWRTG, translated from the coding sequence ATGGTCCGCATGTCTGCCGCCGAGATTCCCGCCTTCGAGTTGCGCTCGCGCGATGGCGGCGCCGAAGAGAACATGGTGCTCGCCGGCATCTGGCGCCGCGCCTGGGTGTCGGCCAACCGGGGCGCCGCCCACGTCGAGCCCATCGGCCACTGGCTGCGCCGCGTTCAGACCGAATTCATCCCGCCCGCCGACGTGGTGCTCGCCGAGCGCGACGGCCAGGTGCTGGCCTTCATGGTGCTGCTCACGGCGCGCGAGTACGTGGCCCAGTTGTTCGTCGAACCGCACCTGCGCAGCCAGGGCCTGGGCAAGGCGCTGCTCGACGAGGCCTGCGTGCGCATGCCGCACGGCTGGCGGCTGCACGTGGCCGTCACCAACACCGAGGCGCAGCGCTTCTACGAACGCTACGGCCTCGTGCGCGGCGTGGTCGACCGGCACCCGGGCAGCGGGCGCGAACGCATCGCCTACCATTGGTCGCCTGCCCGCGC